One stretch of Buteo buteo chromosome Z, bButBut1.hap1.1, whole genome shotgun sequence DNA includes these proteins:
- the LOC142026889 gene encoding glutaredoxin-1-like gives MADNFLQSKIEDGKVTVFVRGGCPYSRNAVDVLKQYDFAPGRLQVFDIDASRDAQDYFQATGQSQMPRVFIGRHCIGGLSDLESVRCSLPAMLQRIGALR, from the exons ATGGCCGATAACTTTCTGCAGAGCAAAATCGAGGATGGCAAGGTGACCGTGTTCGTGAGGGGCGGCTGCCCGTACAGCAGGAATGCCGTGGACGTGCTCAAGCAATACGACTTTGCGCCCGGACGCCTGCAAGTGTTTGACATCGACGCATCCAGGGACGCCCAGGATTACTTCCAAGCCACAGGGCAGAGCCAG ATGCCTCGCGTGTTCATCGGGAGACACTGCATCGGAGGGTTGTCCGACCTGGAGAGCGTGCGCTGCAGTCTCCCCGCAATGCTGCAGCGGATCGGTGCCCTGCGGTAG